In Osmia lignaria lignaria isolate PbOS001 chromosome 5, iyOsmLign1, whole genome shotgun sequence, a single genomic region encodes these proteins:
- the nop5 gene encoding nop5 ribonucleoprotein, translated as MLVLFETPAGYAIFKVLDEKRLAEVENLYHEFETPEAASRIVKLKHFEKFADTTEALAATTAAVEGKLCKSLKKILKKHCSELQEQLAVADTKLGNAIKDKLSLSCVSNTAIQELMRCIRSQIDSLLAGLPKKEMTAMALGLAHSLSRYKLKFSPDKIDTMIIQAVCLLDDLDKELNNYVMRCREWYGWHFPELGKIITDNIAFVKTVKVIGTRENAINSDLSDILPEDVEQKVKEAAEISMGTEISEDDILNIQYLTDQVIEISQYRTQLYDYLKARMMAMAPNLTVLVGELVGARLISHAGSLINLAKHPASTVQILGAEKALFRALKTKKDTPKYGLIFHAQLVGQSSAKNKGKMSRMLAAKASLATRVDALGEGDNFDLGVEHKAKLEARLRILEEGNLRRISGTGKAKAKFEKYHSKSEYVQYPAAADTTLHTGKRRHSDIDDKKPLIEEITKQDEEIPKKKKKKPVTECTEESVVQQDVKVEADEETTPTSKKKKKKLKLEVTEPGGTEAEKVELPTVTKQEAEASEGQTKKKKKKKNKQESQDVNVEEIQETVLQTEEVTSEKKKKKKKKSQDE; from the exons ATGTTGGTATTATTCGAAACTCCAGCGGGATATGCTATATTTAAG GTACTGGATGAAAAGAGACTAGCAGAAGTAGAGAATCTTTATCATGAGTTTGAGACTCCTGAAGCTGCCAGTAGAAT AGTTAAATTAAAACACTTTGAAAAGTTCGCAGATACTACAGAAGCTCTTGCAGCTACTACAGCTGCAGTGGAAGGTAAACTCTGTAAATCattaaagaaaattcttaaAAAACATTGTAGTGAACTTCAAGAACAATTAGCTGTAGCAGATACTAAGCTAGGCAATGCTATAAAGGATAAACTTAGTTTGTCTTGTGTAAGCAATACTGCTATACAAGAATTAATGAGATGTATTAGAAGTCAAATCGACAGCTTGTTAGCTGGACTTCCAAAGAAAGAAATGACAGCAATGGCATTAGGTTTAGCGCATAGTCTTTCCAGGTATAAATTGAAGTTTTCACCGGATAAAATTGATACTATGATCATACAAGCTGTTTGTCTATTAGATGACTTAGACAAAGAATTAAATAACTACGTTATGCGTTGCCGTGAATGGTATGGTTGGCATTTTCCAGAACTTGGAAAAATCATTACAGACAATATAGCATTTGTAAAAACTGTAAAAGTAATTGGAACTAGAGAGAATGCCATAAATTCAGATTTATCTGATATATTACCAGAAGATGTAGAGCAGAAAGTAAAAGAGGCTGCTGAGATATCTATGGGAACTGAAATTTCTGAagatgatattttaaatattcaatatttaactGACCAAGTTATTGAAATTTCTCAATATAGAACACAGTTATATGATTACCTTAAAGCAAGAATGATGGCAATGGCACCAAATTTGACTGTACTTGTTGGAGAATTAGTGGGAGCACGTTTGATTTCTCATGCAGGTTCTTTAATTAATCTTGCTAAGCATCCAgcatctactgtacaaatactTGGCGCAGAAAAAGCTCTTTTCCGTGCGTTAAAAACCAAGAAAGATACTCCAAAATATGGTTTAATTTTTCATGCACAGCTTGTTGGACAATCTTCGGCAAAAAATAAAGGGAAAATGTCTAGAATGTTGGCAGCGAAAGCTTCGTTGGCAACTAGAGTAGATGCATTAGGAGAAGGTGACAATTTTGATCTTGGTGTTGAACATAAAGCTAAATTAGAAGCACGTTTGAGGATATTAGAAGAAGGGAATCTTCGTAGGATTAGCGGAACAGGCAAAGCAAAAGCAAAGTTTGAGAAATATCATAGTAAAAGCGAATACGTACAATATCCTGCTGCTGCTGATACAACACTTCACACTGGAAAAAGACGACACTCTGATATTGATGATAAAAAGCcgttaattgaagaaattaccaaacaagatgaagaaatacctaagaaaaagaagaaaaagccaGTTACTGAATGTACAGAAGAATCGGTAGTTCAACAAGATGTTAAAGTAGAAGCTGATGAAGAAACTACACCAACgtcaaaaaagaagaagaagaaattaaaattggaagtaACAGAACCAGGTGGTACTGAAGCTGAAAAAGTAGAACTTCCTACAGTAACAAAACAAGAAGCTGAAGCATCAGAgg gacaaacaaagaagaaaaagaagaagaaaaataaacaagAATCACAAGATGTAAACGTTGAAGAAATTCAAGAAACTGTACTTCAAACTGAAGAAGTCacaagtgaaaaaaagaaaaaaaagaaaaagaaatctcaagATGAATga